In the genome of Hyphomonas sp. Mor2, one region contains:
- a CDS encoding MBL fold metallo-hydrolase, which produces MTARKLKITLLGTGSSGGVPRVGGDWGACDPSEPKNRRRRCSALVETWSGDEADEKTVVLIDTSPDLREQLLDAEVKRLDAILYTHDHADQTHGIDDVRALAIRNRAQVKAYMDAPTHSTLFPKFQYAFEGKGGYPPIIEVQPLIAPYQPVNIPGQGGALPCLPLEQEHGWIKSLGFRFGDVAYCNDLNDFPDRTLEQLTGLDLLIIDALRYTPHPSHAHLERTLEWIEMLKPAQAVITNLHVDFDYQTLKAELPDGVEPAFDGWSYTGRL; this is translated from the coding sequence ATGACAGCCCGCAAGCTCAAGATCACGCTACTCGGCACCGGTTCTTCCGGCGGGGTTCCTCGTGTCGGCGGGGACTGGGGGGCGTGCGATCCCTCCGAGCCAAAAAATCGCCGCCGTCGGTGCTCAGCTCTGGTCGAAACATGGTCGGGCGACGAGGCAGATGAAAAGACTGTGGTCCTGATCGACACGTCGCCGGACCTGCGCGAGCAGCTGCTCGATGCCGAGGTGAAGCGTCTGGACGCCATCCTCTACACGCATGATCATGCCGATCAGACACATGGAATAGACGATGTCCGCGCGCTGGCCATCCGCAACCGGGCGCAGGTGAAGGCTTACATGGACGCGCCGACGCATTCGACGCTGTTTCCCAAGTTCCAGTATGCGTTCGAAGGCAAGGGCGGCTATCCGCCTATCATAGAAGTTCAGCCACTGATCGCGCCTTATCAGCCGGTGAATATTCCGGGGCAGGGCGGTGCGTTGCCCTGTTTGCCGCTCGAGCAGGAGCATGGCTGGATCAAGTCACTTGGCTTCCGGTTCGGAGACGTGGCGTATTGCAACGATCTCAATGATTTTCCGGATCGTACGCTTGAGCAGCTGACCGGGTTGGACCTGCTGATCATCGATGCCCTGCGCTACACGCCGCACCCTTCTCATGCCCATCTTGAGCGGACGCTGGAATGGATCGAGATGTTGAAACCCGCGCAGGCGGTGATCACCAACCTGCACGTGGACTTCGATTATCAGACTCTGAAAGCGGAGCTCCCGGACGGGGTCGAGCCGGCGTTTGACGGGTGGAGCTATACAGGTCGCCTCTAG
- a CDS encoding AMP-binding protein, whose translation MTDATIPAPLPWRANRAKTDIFSAIIRAAKEFGGKTVAIVDGDGTEVDYKTVLRGAFALGSALGKKFKKDETVGIMLPTGAGAVIAFCAVLASGRLPAMLNFTAGSANIKSAMKAGKISKIVTAHKFVELGGLEPLIAELDDTAEFIYLEDVRESLGLMDKVAGGLGPILPSLFHSRKSHTKPGVVLFTSGTEGEPKGVVLSHHNIIANVEQVRSHIGLDPETDRVFNPLPTFHCFGLTVGAILPLVAGVRAVFHPSPLQPREIAHRLEETESTILLATDTFIGQYARVAKEGALDKVRLAVCGAERVKDETRAFVRKKFNIEILEGYGATEAAPVVAANQMEFNKPGTVGRLMADMEYELVPVEGIEEGGKLRIRGPNIMLGYMRSSAPGVIEPPQDGWHDTGDICVMDEDDCIRIMGRVKRFAKIGGEMVSLAVVENCASAIWPDEMHAAAAIPDPRKGEQVVLLTTAADADRSALLAWCQSHGVSELSVPKKVFHVDEIPVLGTGKTDYGAVGKTVMSLTDAA comes from the coding sequence ATGACTGACGCTACGATCCCTGCCCCGCTGCCCTGGCGCGCCAATCGCGCCAAGACGGACATCTTCTCGGCGATTATCAGAGCTGCAAAGGAGTTTGGCGGCAAGACGGTCGCGATTGTCGATGGCGATGGCACCGAAGTCGACTACAAGACTGTATTGCGCGGGGCCTTCGCGCTCGGCTCGGCGCTCGGCAAGAAGTTCAAGAAAGACGAGACGGTCGGCATCATGCTGCCAACAGGTGCCGGGGCGGTGATCGCCTTCTGCGCGGTTCTGGCATCTGGCCGCCTGCCCGCCATGCTGAATTTCACGGCTGGGTCCGCGAATATCAAATCGGCCATGAAAGCCGGCAAGATCTCCAAGATCGTGACGGCCCATAAATTTGTCGAACTGGGCGGCCTGGAACCCCTGATTGCCGAACTCGATGACACGGCCGAGTTTATCTATCTCGAGGATGTCCGCGAAAGCCTGGGCTTGATGGACAAGGTTGCGGGCGGTCTCGGCCCGATCCTGCCGAGCCTCTTCCATTCGCGAAAGAGCCATACGAAACCCGGGGTCGTCCTGTTCACGTCAGGCACCGAAGGAGAGCCGAAAGGCGTCGTCCTTTCGCATCATAATATTATCGCCAATGTCGAACAGGTGCGCTCGCATATTGGCCTCGATCCGGAAACCGATCGCGTCTTTAATCCGTTGCCGACGTTTCACTGCTTTGGTCTGACGGTGGGCGCCATTCTGCCGCTCGTTGCGGGCGTGCGCGCGGTGTTTCATCCGAGCCCGCTGCAGCCCAGAGAGATTGCGCATCGCCTGGAAGAAACCGAATCGACCATCCTGCTCGCGACAGACACGTTCATCGGTCAGTATGCGCGCGTCGCCAAAGAAGGCGCGCTCGACAAGGTCAGGCTCGCCGTGTGCGGCGCCGAGCGGGTCAAGGACGAGACGCGGGCCTTTGTCCGCAAGAAGTTCAATATCGAGATCCTGGAAGGCTATGGCGCGACCGAAGCAGCGCCTGTGGTCGCGGCCAATCAAATGGAGTTCAACAAGCCCGGCACCGTCGGTCGCCTGATGGCCGACATGGAGTATGAACTGGTTCCGGTCGAGGGGATCGAGGAAGGCGGCAAGCTGCGCATTCGCGGGCCGAACATCATGCTCGGCTATATGCGCTCATCGGCGCCGGGCGTCATCGAGCCGCCACAGGATGGCTGGCATGATACCGGCGATATCTGCGTCATGGACGAAGATGATTGCATCCGCATCATGGGCCGTGTGAAGCGCTTCGCAAAGATTGGCGGCGAAATGGTCTCACTGGCCGTCGTCGAGAATTGTGCCAGCGCCATCTGGCCCGATGAGATGCACGCCGCAGCCGCTATCCCAGACCCGCGCAAGGGCGAACAGGTTGTGCTTCTGACCACCGCCGCCGACGCCGATCGCAGCGCCTTGCTGGCCTGGTGCCAGTCTCACGGTGTGTCAGAGCTTTCAGTGCCCAAGAAAGTCTTTCACGTTGACGAGATTCCTGTGCTCGGCACCGGGAAGACTGATTATGGCGCGGTCGGCAAAACCGTGATGAGCCTGACCGACGCGGCCTAG
- the lipA gene encoding lipoyl synthase, with product MATLIDKKPQYRHPEKRNRPDTPLLRKPDWIRVKAPTSKGYAETREIVKSKGLVTVCEEAGCPNIGECWDKKHATMMIMGDTCTRACSFCNVITGKPNPLDEDEPRRVGQAVAEMGLEHVVITSVDRDDLEDGGAMHFVRTIEAIREASPGTTIEILTPDFLRKDGWEAKVIDAKPDVFNHNLETVPRLYLSIRPGARYFHSLRLLEKVKDRDPAQFTKSGLMVGLGETKEEVMQVMDDMRSAGIDFLTIGQYLQPTRKHAAVDRYVSPDEFSAYEEIARAKGFLMVSASPLTRSSYHAGEDFARLRAARDAQLGADA from the coding sequence ATGGCGACCCTGATCGACAAGAAACCTCAATACCGGCATCCGGAAAAGCGCAATCGCCCGGACACGCCGCTCTTGCGCAAACCCGACTGGATTCGCGTGAAAGCGCCGACTTCGAAAGGCTATGCTGAGACCCGGGAGATCGTGAAATCCAAGGGGCTGGTCACCGTCTGTGAGGAAGCTGGCTGCCCGAATATTGGCGAGTGCTGGGACAAGAAACACGCGACCATGATGATCATGGGCGACACCTGCACGCGCGCCTGCTCGTTCTGCAATGTGATCACCGGCAAGCCCAATCCACTGGACGAGGACGAACCGCGTCGGGTTGGACAGGCCGTGGCGGAAATGGGCCTCGAACATGTGGTCATCACCTCTGTGGACCGTGACGATCTCGAAGATGGCGGCGCGATGCATTTCGTTCGCACCATCGAAGCGATCCGCGAAGCCTCGCCCGGCACGACGATCGAGATCCTGACCCCGGACTTCCTGCGCAAGGACGGGTGGGAAGCCAAGGTCATCGACGCCAAGCCGGACGTGTTCAATCACAATCTCGAAACGGTGCCGCGCCTGTACCTGTCGATCCGCCCGGGCGCCCGCTATTTCCACTCGCTGCGCCTGCTGGAAAAGGTCAAGGATCGGGACCCGGCCCAGTTCACGAAATCCGGACTCATGGTCGGCCTCGGCGAAACGAAGGAAGAGGTCATGCAGGTCATGGATGACATGCGGTCTGCGGGCATCGATTTCCTGACCATCGGGCAATATCTGCAGCCGACCCGAAAGCATGCCGCGGTCGATAGATATGTCAGCCCGGACGAATTCAGCGCCTATGAGGAAATTGCGCGCGCCAAGGGCTTCCTGATGGTGTCCGCCTCGCCTCTGACCCGGTCCAGTTATCATGCTGGAGAAGATTTCGCCCGCTTGCGCGCTGCCCGGGACGCTCAACTCGGAGCCGATGCCTAG
- a CDS encoding type II toxin-antitoxin system RatA family toxin has protein sequence MPRVSEQVLIPHSAENLYELVRDIRRYPDFIKWIRAVGVSDETSEPDGRYSCLGEATVSFKGFDERFATYVTADPAARKIDVKLARGPFRHLRNRWQFDPREDGKTRVHCFIDYEFKNPVLGLLARTNSRLAVELIIDAFREEADRRFK, from the coding sequence ATGCCTAGAGTTTCGGAACAGGTGCTTATCCCGCACAGTGCGGAAAACCTGTATGAACTGGTGCGGGATATCCGACGCTACCCGGATTTCATCAAATGGATCCGCGCTGTCGGCGTATCGGATGAAACGTCCGAGCCGGATGGCCGCTATTCCTGCCTTGGGGAAGCGACGGTTTCCTTCAAAGGCTTCGATGAGCGGTTTGCGACTTATGTGACCGCCGACCCCGCCGCGCGAAAGATTGACGTCAAACTGGCTCGCGGGCCGTTTCGCCACTTGCGCAATCGCTGGCAGTTCGATCCCAGAGAGGATGGCAAGACGCGGGTGCACTGCTTTATCGATTATGAATTCAAGAATCCGGTGCTTGGCCTGTTGGCGCGGACCAATTCCCGTCTGGCCGTTGAGTTGATCATCGATGCCTTTCGGGAAGAAGCGGATCGCCGGTTCAAGTGA
- a CDS encoding outer membrane beta-barrel protein: protein MKPKHARFAAITAASAVLVSLSAQAEEGPNAFSPDQIVPADERSNAETDPVPLPVGIFIVQPRADFTVGWNSNQFATATAEESAMAFGFRPRFDVSSEWSQHALGGLLEFDHVENTDFSSDSKTDVKLGLNGRFDLTASTSLSGGLFTEDITEDRTALSTVPTSLEPNEYSRSGGSLGLLYSGDRWLFDADLVIAAFDNDDVELAFNFIQDQDFRDRDEVDGRARLAYAVDSNWLAYSEVRRVEADFDPPGLFNAFDRDYEGNVLSVGSDFGIGDSVRADIGVGFMSYTFADPTYADIEDFSVSGNVQWAVADQTTIETEISRGVIDPGLLADIAAIETGVSVRLAHGIGSKVYLTGGAGFNNYEFENVNRSDDRVDVHVGANWRLNKNIWLESNYELRDSSSSIQEFTDNRVLFRMRVFP from the coding sequence ATGAAACCCAAACACGCACGCTTCGCGGCGATCACAGCCGCGAGCGCGGTTCTTGTGTCCCTGTCAGCGCAGGCAGAGGAAGGCCCGAACGCATTCTCGCCTGATCAAATTGTACCCGCCGACGAGCGATCGAACGCGGAAACCGATCCGGTGCCGCTGCCGGTTGGCATCTTTATCGTCCAGCCGCGCGCAGACTTTACTGTCGGCTGGAACTCAAACCAGTTCGCCACGGCGACGGCAGAAGAGAGTGCAATGGCGTTCGGGTTCCGGCCTCGATTTGATGTCAGCTCTGAGTGGTCACAGCATGCCCTGGGCGGATTGCTGGAGTTTGACCATGTCGAGAACACAGACTTTTCTTCAGACAGCAAGACAGACGTGAAACTGGGCTTAAATGGCCGGTTTGATCTGACTGCGTCGACATCGCTTTCCGGCGGTTTGTTTACCGAGGACATTACCGAAGACCGTACGGCGCTGTCGACGGTGCCAACCTCGTTGGAACCAAATGAGTATAGCCGCAGTGGGGGCTCGCTCGGGCTGCTGTATAGCGGTGACCGCTGGCTGTTTGACGCCGATCTGGTCATCGCTGCGTTTGACAATGATGATGTCGAGCTGGCGTTCAACTTTATCCAGGACCAGGATTTTCGTGACCGGGACGAAGTCGATGGCCGGGCGCGCCTGGCCTATGCGGTGGACTCCAACTGGCTGGCCTATTCTGAGGTTCGCCGTGTCGAGGCAGACTTTGATCCGCCCGGTCTCTTCAATGCGTTTGATCGCGACTATGAAGGCAATGTGCTCAGCGTCGGGTCGGACTTTGGCATTGGCGACAGTGTCCGCGCCGATATCGGGGTCGGGTTCATGAGCTACACGTTCGCCGACCCGACTTATGCCGACATTGAGGACTTCTCTGTCTCAGGCAATGTGCAATGGGCCGTGGCGGACCAAACCACGATTGAAACCGAGATTTCGCGCGGCGTGATCGATCCCGGCCTGCTGGCCGATATTGCCGCCATCGAAACGGGCGTCAGCGTCCGTCTCGCGCATGGCATAGGTTCGAAAGTGTACCTGACCGGCGGCGCGGGGTTCAATAATTATGAGTTCGAGAACGTCAATCGCAGCGACGACCGCGTCGATGTCCATGTCGGTGCGAACTGGCGTCTCAACAAGAATATCTGGCTCGAAAGCAATTACGAACTCCGCGACAGCTCGTCGTCCATCCAGGAGTTTACCGACAATCGGGTCCTGTTCCGGATGCGTGTGTTCCCTTAG
- the mnmA gene encoding tRNA 2-thiouridine(34) synthase MnmA: MTIDLAALTAPEPAPVDGALNSLGFAKPPSETRVVAAMSGGVDSSVVAALLAARGYDVVGITLQLYDHGAAIEKKGACCAGQDIHDARNVSDQIGIPHYVLDYESRFKEQVMEDFADTYLSGATPIPCIRCNQTVKFSDLLRTAKELGADCLATGHYIRRTDGAHTPELHRAADASRDQSYFLFATTREQLDYVRFPLGELPKTEVRALADHFNLPVAAKPDSQDICFVPEGSYAKVVEKLRPGSGRGGEIVHLDGRVLGQHEGVIHYTIGQRRGLGVATGDPLYVVKIDAPARQVIVGPREALLTAGLTMEELNWLGDDTLEAACERGDPVLVRVRSTREPAPARLGFADGAPAVWFDQPEEGVARGQASVLYDATGSTRILGGGFIASTIAADERLRA; encoded by the coding sequence ATGACGATTGATCTGGCGGCGCTTACCGCGCCCGAACCAGCCCCTGTTGACGGGGCGCTCAATTCGCTTGGTTTTGCCAAGCCCCCTTCTGAAACACGCGTGGTCGCTGCCATGTCCGGCGGCGTCGATTCCTCTGTGGTCGCGGCTTTGCTCGCCGCCCGCGGCTATGACGTGGTCGGCATCACGCTGCAGCTGTACGATCATGGCGCAGCGATCGAGAAGAAAGGCGCTTGCTGTGCGGGTCAGGACATACATGACGCGCGCAATGTCTCTGATCAGATCGGGATCCCGCATTATGTCCTGGACTATGAAAGCCGGTTCAAGGAACAGGTGATGGAAGATTTCGCCGACACGTATCTGTCCGGCGCAACGCCTATTCCCTGCATTCGGTGTAATCAGACCGTGAAATTCTCGGACCTTTTGCGCACCGCAAAGGAGCTGGGCGCCGATTGCCTGGCGACGGGTCACTATATTCGCCGCACAGATGGGGCGCACACGCCGGAGCTTCATCGCGCCGCAGATGCGAGCCGGGACCAATCCTACTTCCTGTTCGCGACGACCAGGGAGCAGCTGGACTATGTCCGGTTCCCACTGGGCGAGTTGCCGAAAACCGAGGTGCGGGCGCTTGCCGATCATTTCAATCTACCAGTCGCTGCGAAGCCGGACAGTCAGGACATCTGCTTTGTCCCGGAAGGCTCTTACGCGAAAGTGGTCGAGAAACTGCGACCGGGCTCCGGGCGCGGCGGCGAGATCGTGCATCTGGATGGCCGCGTGCTGGGGCAGCATGAGGGCGTGATCCATTACACAATCGGCCAACGACGCGGTCTTGGCGTCGCCACAGGCGATCCGCTTTATGTGGTCAAGATCGATGCGCCGGCGCGGCAGGTCATTGTCGGCCCGCGCGAAGCCTTGCTGACGGCGGGCCTGACCATGGAAGAGCTGAACTGGCTCGGGGATGACACTCTGGAAGCTGCCTGCGAGCGCGGCGATCCGGTACTGGTGCGTGTGCGCTCAACCCGGGAACCGGCGCCGGCTCGGCTCGGTTTTGCCGATGGCGCGCCTGCGGTCTGGTTCGATCAGCCCGAAGAAGGCGTCGCGCGCGGTCAAGCGAGCGTGCTTTACGATGCGACGGGCTCGACCCGGATACTCGGCGGCGGCTTTATCGCATCCACGATTGCCGCCGACGAGCGTCTGCGCGCCTAA
- a CDS encoding histidine kinase translates to MIETLRPFLAPPGTSLKSFWTFQAIFWSFIFFWRILYNFAHGFNVAWYQVGPRIVSLSICALMVLILGHIAARLMPKRLRVERLVLIVGITLLLALFLAMTDRIIFAAFEGEVPLGELVRFDVPKNYFFSAWMFVSWVVLFLLFGQFSHQRERERAIHQLMSSAKEARMQMLMHQLNPHFLFNALNSLSALISEARTADADLMISRLSRFLRHVIDPTPAKLIALDQELEILADYVDIQKVRYGDQLAFIFECADRSVCDALVPKLILQPLFENSIKYGRQIPGHKIEIEVMASLTADGVCLRVEDNGPGFSEVPNPDGLGLSLVRERLEAHFGDEANLHTQTLAQGGSRVEIHMPLRLPDRAEEAPT, encoded by the coding sequence ATGATTGAAACCCTGAGACCGTTTCTGGCGCCGCCTGGTACCAGTCTGAAATCGTTCTGGACGTTCCAGGCGATCTTCTGGTCGTTCATCTTTTTCTGGCGGATTCTCTACAATTTCGCGCATGGGTTCAACGTCGCGTGGTATCAGGTCGGCCCGCGCATCGTCTCGCTGTCCATATGCGCATTGATGGTTCTGATCCTAGGGCATATCGCGGCCCGGTTGATGCCGAAGCGGTTGCGCGTTGAGCGCCTGGTGCTGATCGTCGGGATTACCTTGCTGCTGGCTTTGTTTCTAGCGATGACCGACCGGATCATCTTCGCGGCTTTTGAAGGCGAGGTCCCACTTGGCGAACTTGTCAGGTTCGACGTGCCGAAGAATTATTTCTTTTCGGCCTGGATGTTCGTGTCCTGGGTGGTCCTGTTTCTGCTCTTTGGTCAGTTTTCCCATCAGCGCGAACGGGAGCGGGCGATCCACCAACTGATGAGCTCCGCGAAAGAAGCGCGCATGCAGATGCTCATGCATCAGCTGAACCCGCACTTCCTGTTCAATGCGCTCAACTCTCTGTCCGCCTTGATCAGCGAAGCGAGAACCGCGGATGCCGATCTGATGATCAGCCGCCTCAGCCGGTTCTTGCGACACGTCATCGATCCGACGCCGGCCAAGCTGATCGCCCTCGACCAGGAATTGGAGATCCTCGCCGATTATGTCGACATCCAGAAAGTCCGCTACGGGGATCAGCTGGCTTTCATCTTCGAGTGCGCCGACCGCTCGGTTTGTGACGCACTGGTGCCGAAACTGATCCTGCAGCCTCTGTTCGAAAATTCGATCAAATATGGGCGGCAGATCCCTGGCCATAAGATTGAAATCGAGGTGATGGCAAGCTTAACCGCCGATGGCGTCTGCTTGCGCGTCGAGGATAATGGCCCCGGCTTTTCGGAGGTTCCGAACCCGGATGGGCTCGGCCTTTCCCTGGTGAGGGAGCGGCTTGAGGCGCATTTCGGCGACGAGGCCAACCTCCACACGCAGACCCTCGCGCAGGGCGGGAGCCGGGTCGAGATCCATATGCCGCTCCGCCTGCCAGACCGTGCCGAGGAGGCGCCGACATGA
- a CDS encoding LytTR family DNA-binding domain-containing protein, whose protein sequence is MKVILAEDEPLAARRLERELLQIPDCDIVGTYMDGPSARAAILDLRPDVAFLDIEMPGCSGLELLEGIPEDKFPLIIFTTAYQEHALDALKAGAIDYLLKPIDSHSVLEAVSKARKRLKQVGDARRSQRLSSLIGNLRRDPGTRSPYETEFWVKGHRGTIRVAVDSIEAIEAARDYVNLHQDGRSHLLRGKISNIAEQLDPERFLRVHRSFIVHTKFIQAVLKPTNGVRKILLASGRKVPIGRSFNADVMERITS, encoded by the coding sequence ATGAAGGTCATCCTCGCTGAAGACGAACCGCTCGCTGCGCGTCGGCTGGAGCGTGAATTGCTCCAAATTCCCGATTGCGACATTGTCGGAACCTATATGGACGGCCCGAGCGCGCGCGCCGCTATTCTCGATTTGCGACCGGATGTTGCGTTTCTGGATATCGAAATGCCCGGCTGCTCCGGACTTGAATTGTTGGAAGGTATTCCCGAAGACAAGTTTCCTCTGATTATTTTCACAACGGCCTATCAGGAACACGCGCTCGATGCGTTGAAGGCCGGAGCGATCGATTACCTGCTGAAACCGATCGACAGCCATTCGGTCCTGGAGGCCGTGAGCAAAGCCCGGAAGCGCCTGAAACAGGTCGGTGATGCGCGGCGCAGCCAACGACTGAGCTCCCTGATTGGCAACCTGCGGCGGGATCCGGGAACCCGCAGCCCCTATGAAACGGAATTCTGGGTTAAAGGACATCGCGGGACGATCCGCGTTGCCGTCGATTCAATTGAAGCGATTGAAGCCGCACGGGATTACGTCAATCTGCATCAGGACGGGCGCTCGCACCTGCTGCGCGGGAAGATCTCCAACATCGCCGAGCAACTCGATCCGGAACGCTTTCTTCGGGTGCATCGCTCTTTCATCGTCCACACGAAATTTATTCAGGCGGTCCTCAAACCAACCAATGGCGTGCGCAAGATCCTGTTGGCGTCCGGTCGCAAAGTCCCGATCGGGCGCTCTTTCAATGCAGATGTCATGGAGCGCATTACGTCGTGA
- a CDS encoding TauD/TfdA family dioxygenase, producing MAYDANTEFTKFEPRLSSPAIGAELIGADLANFDDTLVAEVRAALLKYQVVFFRDQHDLTREQHIAFARSFGDLEIHPATPKDQPDPEVLRIAHGPNSKGQENNWHSDVTWRAEPSLGSILRSIELPEIGGDTLFSNMVLAYEDLDEDLKERLCEMTAMHDIARVFARRLNKDASALHEKFPPQEHPVIRTHPETGERGLYVNVAFTDHIVGMDREESDKLLQYLYHRAWLPEYQCRFRWAPGSLAFWDNRACQHYAASDYFPNVRIMERVTIAGDRPYFTP from the coding sequence ATGGCCTACGACGCCAATACAGAATTCACGAAATTTGAGCCCAGACTTTCGTCCCCCGCGATCGGCGCTGAGTTGATCGGGGCAGATCTCGCCAATTTTGACGACACATTGGTGGCGGAAGTCCGTGCGGCTCTGCTCAAGTATCAGGTGGTCTTCTTCCGTGACCAGCACGACCTCACACGTGAGCAGCATATCGCCTTCGCTCGCTCGTTCGGGGATCTCGAGATCCACCCGGCGACGCCGAAGGACCAGCCAGATCCGGAAGTGCTCCGCATTGCCCACGGTCCGAACTCGAAAGGCCAGGAGAACAATTGGCATTCCGACGTCACCTGGCGCGCAGAACCGTCGCTGGGGTCCATCCTTCGTTCCATCGAGTTGCCAGAGATTGGCGGCGATACGCTGTTCTCCAACATGGTGCTTGCCTACGAAGATCTCGACGAAGACCTCAAAGAGCGGCTCTGCGAGATGACGGCGATGCACGACATTGCCCGCGTCTTTGCGCGACGCCTCAACAAGGACGCCTCTGCCTTGCATGAGAAATTCCCACCGCAGGAGCATCCGGTGATCCGCACGCATCCTGAGACCGGCGAACGCGGTCTTTATGTGAATGTCGCCTTCACCGATCATATTGTCGGGATGGATCGCGAGGAAAGCGATAAGCTGCTTCAATACCTCTATCATCGCGCTTGGTTGCCAGAGTATCAGTGCCGCTTCCGCTGGGCCCCTGGTTCCCTCGCGTTCTGGGATAACCGCGCCTGTCAGCATTATGCGGCCAGCGACTATTTCCCGAATGTGCGGATCATGGAACGGGTCACCATTGCCGGCGACCGCCCTTATTTCACGCCATAA
- a CDS encoding CinA family protein, which translates to MFPDRIRNLALLVMDEAMERRVKIATAESCTGGLLAGLFTEFAGSSKVLERGFVTYSNAAKSEILGVAGDTLADYGAVSEPVARLMAEGAMEQSRANLAIAVTGIAGPGGGTPMKPVGTVHIACARENKAMMHEMLVLGDIGRHEVRMETIEAALNMIRAQI; encoded by the coding sequence ATGTTTCCTGATCGTATCCGAAACCTCGCATTGCTCGTCATGGATGAAGCGATGGAGCGGCGGGTCAAAATCGCAACGGCTGAGAGTTGCACAGGCGGCCTCCTCGCGGGTCTGTTCACGGAGTTTGCCGGATCGTCAAAGGTCCTTGAGCGCGGCTTTGTCACCTATTCCAACGCCGCCAAGTCGGAAATCCTCGGCGTGGCCGGCGATACGCTGGCCGATTATGGCGCTGTCTCCGAACCGGTGGCTCGCTTGATGGCGGAAGGGGCCATGGAGCAAAGCCGCGCCAATCTCGCCATAGCTGTAACCGGCATTGCCGGGCCCGGCGGCGGCACGCCGATGAAGCCGGTCGGCACAGTCCATATTGCCTGCGCGCGCGAGAACAAGGCGATGATGCACGAGATGCTGGTACTGGGCGACATCGGGCGCCACGAGGTCCGCATGGAGACCATTGAAGCCGCGCTGAACATGATCCGGGCGCAGATTTAA
- a CDS encoding bifunctional 2-C-methyl-D-erythritol 4-phosphate cytidylyltransferase/2-C-methyl-D-erythritol 2,4-cyclodiphosphate synthase produces MPVAAIIVAAGRGERAGGQLPKQLQMLGGKPVFQWSLKAFQSHPDVGQIVLVVPADADLTDWTPFTGDATLVPGGQTRTDSVKAGLHACDLTDQDLVLIHDAARPGLSDVIISDLISAMDTADAAAPALAVPDALKRQSGDQLSNVSRDALYRVQTPQVFRYGDITDALSQSSDLVDDLAAIEARDGKIKLTKGSERLAKITFPDDLNRLETLLMTPPSAPRFGIGYDVHAFEPGDEVILCGVRIPHAQKLAGHSDADVAWHALTDAILGAAALGDIGDHFPPSDPQWKGAASEVFLTHALKLAQAAGWTLSSCDVTVICEAPKVKPHRETMRAETARVTGLPVDAISVKATTTEGLGFTGRREGIAAQASAVLVPNSSNT; encoded by the coding sequence ATGCCTGTTGCTGCGATCATCGTTGCAGCTGGCCGCGGCGAACGCGCCGGAGGTCAGCTGCCAAAACAGCTCCAAATGCTGGGCGGGAAACCCGTATTTCAGTGGTCCCTGAAGGCGTTTCAGTCGCATCCCGATGTGGGGCAGATTGTGCTGGTCGTCCCGGCGGATGCCGATCTCACAGACTGGACCCCTTTTACCGGCGATGCGACCCTCGTCCCCGGAGGTCAAACACGCACAGACTCCGTGAAAGCGGGTCTGCACGCGTGTGACCTGACCGACCAGGACCTTGTCTTGATCCATGACGCCGCCCGTCCTGGTCTGAGTGACGTCATTATCTCCGATCTCATTTCAGCCATGGACACTGCGGATGCGGCCGCGCCAGCTCTGGCCGTGCCGGATGCCTTGAAACGCCAATCCGGAGACCAATTGAGCAATGTCAGCCGCGACGCGCTCTACAGAGTCCAGACGCCGCAGGTCTTCCGATATGGAGACATCACGGACGCGCTCTCCCAGTCGAGCGATCTGGTAGATGACCTCGCCGCGATCGAAGCGCGCGATGGCAAGATCAAGCTGACCAAAGGCAGCGAACGTCTCGCTAAGATAACCTTTCCTGATGATTTAAACCGGCTAGAGACACTTCTCATGACGCCTCCTTCTGCGCCCCGCTTCGGCATCGGTTATGATGTCCACGCCTTCGAACCCGGAGACGAAGTCATCCTGTGCGGCGTTCGCATCCCGCATGCGCAAAAGCTGGCCGGCCATTCAGATGCAGATGTCGCCTGGCATGCCTTGACCGATGCCATCCTGGGCGCTGCTGCGCTGGGAGACATTGGCGACCATTTCCCACCCAGCGATCCGCAATGGAAAGGCGCGGCATCGGAAGTCTTTCTCACACACGCCTTGAAACTGGCCCAGGCCGCGGGCTGGACGCTCTCCAGCTGCGACGTGACGGTGATCTGCGAGGCGCCAAAGGTGAAACCCCATCGCGAGACCATGCGCGCCGAAACGGCTCGGGTCACCGGGCTACCTGTCGACGCCATCAGCGTGAAAGCGACCACCACAGAGGGGCTCGGCTTTACTGGGCGCCGCGAAGGGATTGCCGCGCAAGCGAGCGCCGTTCTCGTTCCAAATAGTTCTAACACTTAA